A stretch of Apostichopus japonicus isolate 1M-3 chromosome 9, ASM3797524v1, whole genome shotgun sequence DNA encodes these proteins:
- the LOC139973886 gene encoding uncharacterized protein, whose product MAQLPNFRQVFPLNHQPAVQQQVPQNVGDLKGSDLRLATGTIIILCGVLEIIIASYLISLGDSLHCPYYDRVGWGLWNGAFAIITGSFGLASTREKSIVITFKILAIIATLICGLCLGFQATITACNGDANGIGRFLLYIIICSSFGLQFLACIIAASATCFRNGVPQHQVITNPRQANVASPYTGVVNMAMQPAPVNGGSVNDDPPSYQVAITQPYI is encoded by the exons ATGGCTCAATTACCTAACTTTCGACAAGTCTTTCCTTTGAATCATCAACCCGCTGTACAGCAACAGGTCCCTCAAAATGTTGGTGACCTCAAAGGATCAGATCTTCGGCTTGCAACGGGAACCATAATTATTCTTTGTGGCGTTCTTGAAATTATCATCGCTTCTTATTTAATATCTTTGGGTGACAGTCTCCATTGTCCATATTATGATCGCGTGGGCTGGGGACTCTGGAATGGTGCG TTCGCCATAATAACAGGATCTTTCGGACTTGCCAGTACACGAGAGAAAAGCATC GTGATCACTTTTAAGATTCTTGCCATCATTGCAACACTAATATGTGGGTTATGCCTTGGATTTCAGGCGACTATAACTGCATGTAATGGAGATGCTAAC GGTATTGGTCGATTCCTCTTGTACATCATAATTTGCAGTTCGTTTGGACTGCAATTCTTGGCTTGCATAATCGCAGCTAGTGCCACGTGTTTTAGAAATGGAGTACCCCAACATCAAGTG ATTACTAACCCAAGGCAGGCTAACGTAGCAAGTCCATATACAGGTGTAGTTAATATGGCCATGCAACCAGCTCCAGTCAACGGTGGCAGTGTTAATGACGACCCTCCATCCTACCAGGTCGCTATTACTCAGCCTTACATCTAA